One Haloarchaeobius amylolyticus genomic window, GGGCGAAGTTGACGAGGAAGACCATCGCACAGAGCGACCCGAACACGCGCCAGCGACGGATGTCGTCGCCCTCGCGTGTGTCGGTCTGTGCTGTCACGTTCGACAGTTCCGGGTGGACCGGTTCAAAGTTTTCGAATCGAAAGTCGAGACACCACGGTACTTTTGGCCTCCCCCATCGTAGCGCCGCCCATGAAGTCGGTCAGGAAAGCCCTACGCGACGGTACGCTCGAGAAAGACACGTACGAACGCCTCAACTGCGCGGAGTGCGGGAAGACGTTGAAGACGAAGAACGACCCGGACGCCATCGGCACGGTCCGAACGTGCCCGGACTGCGGCGGCGAGTGGAAGGAGATCAGGTAACGACAGGGTCGCGGGGGCGTTTCTGTTCTTTCAGTCCGTGAGCGACCGCGTTCTCACTCGAACGTCGCGTCGAAGGCGTCCGCGCCCATCGGGTCGAACGTCCCGGCGGCGACGTTCTCCTCGACGTGTTCGGGCCGGCTCATGCCGACCAGCGAACTCGTCACCCCGGGGGCGGACCGCGCGAAATTGATGGCCTTCTGGACGGTGGAATCGCCGGAGAGCTTCGCGCCAACGTCCTCCGGCAGCTCGGCGGTGAGGTCGCCCTGCAGGATGGACGCGCTGGTGAACACGTCGAGGTCGGCCTGGTGGGCGAGCGCCAGCGTGCTGACCGCCCCGTCGGCGGAGGACTGGCCCTCGACCGTGAACGCGTCGGCCATGTGGACGTTGAAGGGCAACTGGACGGCCCGGAAGTGCGTCGCGGCGTTGCCGACCGTCTTCGCGGCCGACCGGGCACGCCCGACGATCTCCGCCAGCGAGAGATAGGAGTCGTGCTCGGGCGGGACGCGGAAGCACTCCCACGTGGCCACGCCGTAGTGCTGGATGTCGCCCTCGTCGGCCCGTCGCTCCAGTCGCTCGAACGTCGCCTCGAGCTGGTCGTAGACGGCCTCGCGGGACCGGTCGGCGAGTTGCGTCTCGGGGTTGTGGACGTAGTAGAGGTCGACGTGGTCGAGGCCGAGGTTGTCGAGCGACCGGTCCAGCTGGTCGTCGATGTAGTCGGGGGCGATGCAGTGGCTCCCGCGCACGAGGTCGTCGGGGTCGGCGATGCCCGAATCCACGTACTCGGACTGGACGTACTGGCCGGGGTTCGCGGGACGCTCGCCGTCGAAGGGGACGAACCCACCCTTCGTGGCGACCAGCACCGCGTCGCGGTCTACGTCGGCGTCCCGGACCGCCTCACCGACGACGCGCTCGGAGCGCTGGCACCGGTAGTTGATGGCGGTGTCGACGACGTTCACGCCGGACTCCAGCGCCGTCACGATGGACTCGTGGTAGCGCTCGTCGACCGCGTCCGTCGGGTCACCGAGGTAGGTTCCGAGGCCGATGCTCGAGACGAGACCGTCGCTGAAGCGCCGGAAGTACGTCCGGCCGAACGACTCGTGGAAGCGGTCGCGGTAGGCCCACGTCGCCGTCTTCGTAACCATAGCCGCCGTTTCGGGCGTCGGGGAGAAAAGCCGACCGTTCGGTCACTGGCGCGCGCCGGCCAGCACGTCGAACAGCATCTGCTTGAACTGGTCGCGGGAGACGCCCTTCGACGGACCCAGCCCCTCCATGTGGTCCTTCGATATCTGGCCGCCGCCCATCCGGGCGTGGCCGCCGGCCTCGGCCATCGGGATGTCCGAGACGACGTTCCGGAGGGCCTCGCCCATGTGCAGGCGGTCGTCGCGCGAGCGCCCCGACATGTGGATGGTGCCGTCCTTCTCGCCGTAGACGACGACCGCGGAGACGCCTTCGAGGTGCATCAACTCGTCCGCCGCCTGCGGGATGGCGTCGACGTTCGGGATCGCGCCGAGGTCGCAGACGCCGAAGGGACCGTCGACGTCGACCTCGTGGATGGCCTTCGCCTTCGTCTTCAGCACCTCGCGGGGGACCTGCGGGTTGGCGATACGGTCGAGCAGGTCCTCGTTCACGGCCGGGTAGAGGTAGCTGCTCGCGCTGAACTCGGCGGGCGAGCACCCCTTCGTGAGGTGGTTTGTGTCGGCCTGGATACCGTAGACCATGCCGGTCGCGGTCCGCGACGGGAGGTCGACCCCGTCGCCGCTCCCGTTCCCGATGGACGCGTCGAGGTCGTCGAAGTACTCCGCGAGGATGGTCGCACACGCGCCGTAGTCGGTCCGGATGTCGGTGAACGCCGAGCCGGTCCCGTTGCCGGGGTGGTGATCGACGACCGCGTACGGTTCGACCCCCTGCGAGCCCTGGAAGCCACGGGGCGTGTTGTGGTCGACGAGGACGACGGCGTCGCCGGCCAGGTCAGCCGCCGTCTCGATGTTCTCGACCT contains:
- a CDS encoding HVO_0758 family zinc finger protein, which codes for MKSVRKALRDGTLEKDTYERLNCAECGKTLKTKNDPDAIGTVRTCPDCGGEWKEIR
- a CDS encoding aldo/keto reductase, which codes for MVTKTATWAYRDRFHESFGRTYFRRFSDGLVSSIGLGTYLGDPTDAVDERYHESIVTALESGVNVVDTAINYRCQRSERVVGEAVRDADVDRDAVLVATKGGFVPFDGERPANPGQYVQSEYVDSGIADPDDLVRGSHCIAPDYIDDQLDRSLDNLGLDHVDLYYVHNPETQLADRSREAVYDQLEATFERLERRADEGDIQHYGVATWECFRVPPEHDSYLSLAEIVGRARSAAKTVGNAATHFRAVQLPFNVHMADAFTVEGQSSADGAVSTLALAHQADLDVFTSASILQGDLTAELPEDVGAKLSGDSTVQKAINFARSAPGVTSSLVGMSRPEHVEENVAAGTFDPMGADAFDATFE
- a CDS encoding DHH family phosphoesterase, encoding MWFVVSPAALGARAAGVVESATADPMMLGGVVAGLLVLGVGGWAGVNRLRRTEGERFLRALRRNDAVSVLLHPNPDPDAMACGMAVAQLCRHAGVDATLQFPGEIRHQENRAFRTVLDLEVENIETAADLAGDAVVLVDHNTPRGFQGSQGVEPYAVVDHHPGNGTGSAFTDIRTDYGACATILAEYFDDLDASIGNGSGDGVDLPSRTATGMVYGIQADTNHLTKGCSPAEFSASSYLYPAVNEDLLDRIANPQVPREVLKTKAKAIHEVDVDGPFGVCDLGAIPNVDAIPQAADELMHLEGVSAVVVYGEKDGTIHMSGRSRDDRLHMGEALRNVVSDIPMAEAGGHARMGGGQISKDHMEGLGPSKGVSRDQFKQMLFDVLAGARQ